A stretch of DNA from Pyxicephalus adspersus chromosome 5, UCB_Pads_2.0, whole genome shotgun sequence:
tccagatatatttcctttatttctagGCATTGACCAAAGATCTAATGTTTGGTTGTTGCACTgtactttttacatgattgtgtttttcttttcttttgcacgTCATTGTAGGCGCCAGTCCGGTATTCTTCTCAGAAGAGATCAGAGCTGAGAGATGAGGAGTTCTTGAAGTGGATGGCTTTAACACAAGGAACACCACCTGAGCTTCTGCAGAACAAGGAGGCCATGCAGCTTTTCTTGCCACCACTAAAAGCTGATCTGAAACTTGTGGAGAATTATGTGTAAGTCTGAAGCCTTCTACGCTGCAAAAACCATAGCAGGTCTTTCCCCATTTTTGGCGTCCGGCTTTTTTGAATGCTAAAATGTTATACAATACACTTAAATTTCTGTGTACTTGAGTTGCAAAGGTAATGCCTTGCTTCTTTTCATTCTCCTAAGCATCACTATTGGCCAGTAAGGGTAGCCATCATTGTGATGGTCCAATCgtaaagctttaaaaattagaTGGGGCAGGCAGTGCTTCTAACCCAGGGACTAAATTTactgagtattattattattattattattaataatattaaacagtatttttacagCCCCAccacattgtacattaaatatgggttgcaaatgacagacagatacaggcagtgacacaggaggaggaaaggaccctgcctgaaagagcttacagtctaagaggtggggtagCCCTTTGGAAAGGACTTTATGTTAAgtataataaaaaccttttttagccaaaaaaaatattactatgctttatattattgtttatatatctcccaggtaatataattatttttcctcCTTAGTTATGAGAAGCCATCTGCTCCTGTCTTGTCCTGTGGCCTGACTTGTTTTGATGGAACGGAAGATGTTCCTCATGATTTAGCTGGTAAGCGTTGAGTAAAATTATCATAGTCAAAgcccataaaaattaaaaatatacactaGTCATTACCTGTAGATGacacaatttattgtgttaaAGAGACTAATGTCGAGAATTTGTGAGGGCTGTTATTTCTGAATTTCTTCTAAAAATGCCCATTGCTGGCTGTGTCAATTACCAATACATTTGAGTCACTGAATTGGAGCTGAAATGAAAGTTATACATGAGTATCAGACAAGTGTCTGAATTCTTCTTGTTCCAGGCCATTAGCTCAAAGAATTATGTTCTGTATCAGAGTGATAGCCAGGTAACTATTATTTTCAGAAGGTATAACCAGTAATGTACGATGCCTGTATCTCTCGCGCCACCTCCCAGCTGCTATGTCACCACTGTGCCTTGTAGTAAGTAGGCATGCAACATACCAGGTGTGGGAGGCTTTTTGCTTCTTTggctctgcaaaaaagcaaaGTTAAAGGTCCCCCTCCGCCAGGCTGGCAGGTATTGCTAATTGTAATTTCTGGGGTTTATGACAGGGTCACTTCAACAATAAAGTTAGCTAAGAGTTTAGGAAATAATGCAAGTATCACTAGAATGCTGCAATCATTTGTGTATAACTTGACTTGGAACTGGAATGATGTATTTTAAGCATTATAATATTGATAATCCTAGTattgaaataaacaatattttgacgccaactgtacacacgccagattttcgcccgatatctggccgatgccgattatcgggcgataaaaacctgacgtgtgtacgcagctttaggcattCATCTCCAGTAAAAGAGTTTTTTggactgttctttttttctgtaaaggcaGAAGGAAGGGTTGCTGGCAGACACAAGAAGCATTTAATTTCTTACAGACAGATGCAGTACACAATGCCCAGTGAGTTATTCTGGTAATTTGGCACAACTCAATCTTCACGGGGGGGTGGGGGCTTTCAATCTTCAGTTGCATATTGCCAACTTTGGTAGAGTGGAGCTAATGCGGTTCTTGGGGCTGTGAAGTTTATTGCATACATGATCTCACCAATCCAGGAGCAGAATGATCTGATTACATGCCGAGTACGTCACAGGCTTGTGACAGTTTAACTGGTTCTCTTTGACTGTAATCTgcatcttttttacttttattcttgttTCAACCACAGCCTGGAAGGATTTGACAAGCGGAGATTTCAGTATTCACATGCTGCCGGGGGGTCATTTCTACCTTAAAGAGCCTGCAAATGAGAAGACCCTTGTACAATACATTTCCAGATATATGGAAGCTGCTGAGATTGACTATTTCTGAAGTACTTATGGTGGTCTGAAGATTCAGTGTTTCTGGTGctgtgtacagcactgttctCCTATACATAGCTGTTCACATCAGGATACAGCTCCAATTCCAAACTAGAAGTGGTCCTTTAAATGGTTCAAGGAAGCTGTGTGAATCTTGCTATACACATTCTGCCTATATAATCTGTAGCCTGTGTATAGAAGGCCTCGGAGAAAACAATTTCCTTTTATCAGAATTCATATAAAAATTCAACTGTATTATTCATCTTTGGTATTTTCcacaaatttaattttctttgtagATATGTTAAAATATcatcctaattttttaaataattctgtttCTTATTTGGTCTTTATTTATTGAGAATGCCAATCTAAACAAAAAGATTCCAGGTTAAGTGGTAGAGCTGTTTAGACTTTGAATTCATTTGGCCCAATTAGAAGAGAAGCAGCAAAAGGGTGAAGACAATAATTTGTTGCTGGTTTGTTAATTATCCTTACTTAGGTTAAAGCTTCCCTGGGCAAaacaataaatgaagaaaaatagcCAGCAAGGAATTTTATACTTTGCAAAACATAGCCATCTAGGTCGCTCATCAGCTCCATTTCCGGGTGCAGAGGGACAGTCATGCGGGTACTGTGCCCATGCCAGCTGGTCCCCTCATGCTGACATCATTGCTTGCAGAATCTCTCATATCCTGAGATGACACTGCTGCTGGATCGTTATTGGGAAATGTTCATTTCCCAAAGCCACACCGTGATCTGGTGCATGGAAGGCTTGAAAGACTTTGGAGTGAAGACTCAGAATCCAAGCCCCAAGTTAATGCAGATTTAAACCAGATTAGGGACATTCCTGTACAGGTTTTTGCAGCTTTAATGCAATATGCTTTCTAAATGTGCTGTAAACATGAAATTCCTTTTTAAATCAAGTTGGCTGTGATGTTTCTTAACACAGTGTTTGGCAGatatattagaatattgtttCCACAACCTATATACAGATATTATTTAATTTGATCTATATTTACCATAATCACCGGTGTGGGCAAGTGCCTAGGGCAGAATGATTTGAGAGCCTTCACTAAGCCTCAAAGTTTACAAATCTTGATaatgttctctttcttttttttttc
This window harbors:
- the OLAH gene encoding S-acyl fatty acid synthase thioesterase, medium chain; this translates as MDKLVNCFYRRPDAITRLICFPWAGGGSLFNAQWGRLFDDSVEVYSLRLPGRESRSREPFPLSLDQLVDEIIDGLLPLLREKRFAFFGHSFGSFSSFATTLRLKEKYGLEPIHLFVSGASAPHAPVRYSSQKRSELRDEEFLKWMALTQGTPPELLQNKEAMQLFLPPLKADLKLVENYVYEKPSAPVLSCGLTCFDGTEDVPHDLAAWKDLTSGDFSIHMLPGGHFYLKEPANEKTLVQYISRYMEAAEIDYF